A single Loxodonta africana isolate mLoxAfr1 chromosome 12, mLoxAfr1.hap2, whole genome shotgun sequence DNA region contains:
- the ZG16 gene encoding zymogen granule membrane protein 16 — translation MLTIALLALLCASASVNAIQVQSSSYNGEYGGSGGQRFSHSGNQLEGPITAIRVRVNRYYIVGLQVRYGKVWSDYVGGTLGDLEEIFLHPGESVIQVSGKYKFYLRKLVFVTDKGRYLPFGKDTGTSFNAAPLYPNTVLRFISGRSSIFINAIGLHWDVYPSVCSSC, via the exons ATGTTGACCATTGCTCTCCTAGCCCTCCTTTGTGCTTCAGCCTCTGTCAATGCCA TTCAGGTTCAGTCCTCTTCCTACAATGGTGAGTATGGAGGTAGTGGAGGACAGCGATTCTCCCATTCTGGCAACCAGCTGGAAGGCCCCATCACCGCCATCCGTGTCCGCGTCAACAGATACTACATCGTAGG CCTCCAGGTGCGCTATGGCAAGGTGTGGAGCGACTACGTGGGTGGCACCCTCGGAGACCTAGAGGAGATCTTTCTGCACCCTGGCGAATCAGTGATCCAGGTGTCTGGCAAGTACAAGTTCTACCTGAGGAAGCTTGTCTTCGTGACCGACAAAGGCCGCTACCTACCTTTTGGGAAAGATACAGGCACAAGTTTCAATGCTGCCCCCTTGTACCCCAACACCGTGCTACGATTCATCAGTGGCCGGTCAAGCATCTTCATCAATGCCATTGGCCTGCACTGGGATGTCTACCCCAGTGTTTGTAGCAGCTGCTGA